The Benincasa hispida cultivar B227 chromosome 11, ASM972705v1, whole genome shotgun sequence genome has a segment encoding these proteins:
- the LOC120089890 gene encoding NAC domain-containing protein 35, whose product MAIAASARSSSSTMSHEEISSNNNKTNNNCEDHNHDDIIDHDQHEHDVVMPGFRFHPTEEELVEFYLRRKVEGKRFNVELITFLDLYRYDPWELPALAAIGEKEWFFYVPRDRKYRNGDRPNRVTTSGYWKATGADRMIRTEDFRSIGLKKTLVFYSGKAPKGIRTSWIMNEYRLPHHETERYQKAEISLCRVYKRAGVEDHPSLPRSLPSRASSSRMASSSTPKNNLLPGGSVNVVQTSSSSTDKFPTSFESQFHHHQLQIGVGVEATAADASATSSCEEVTTVLGLSKQNPFPTTSLINMAATSSLAIPASASTTPNCMEEDDHQSIILHKQQQLPSSSSLILPTYTSFFSPSNNSLDDLQKLIHYQQQHPLPSTSPATVVNSLPSQYYQPTPPPPPQQLALNTLPVVFSDRLWEWNPIQDATNPFK is encoded by the exons ATGGCAATTGCAGCTTCAGCAAGAAGCAGTTCATCAACGATGAGCCACGAAGAAATTAGcagcaacaacaacaaaacTAACAACAATTGTGAAGATCATAATCACGATGATATTATTGATCACGATCAACACGAACATGACGTCGTTATGCCCGGTTTCCGCTTCCATCCTACCGAAGAAGAGCTCGTTGAATTCTACCTTCGCCGTAAGGTTGAGGGCAAACGCTTTAATGTCGAACTCATcacttttcttgatctttatcgCTATGACCCTTGGGAACTTCCTG CTTTGGCTGCCATTGGCGAGAAGGAATGGTTCTTCTACGTCCCTCGTGATCGCAAATACCGCAACGGTGACCGTCCCAATCGTGTTACCACCTCCGGCTATTGGAAGGCTACCGGTGCCGATCGCATGATTCGTACCGAGGATTTTCGTTCTATTGGTCTTAAGAAAACCCTAGTTTTCTACTCCGGCAAGGCGCCTAAGGGTATTCGCACTAGTTGGATTATGAACGAGTATCGCTTGCCTCATCATGAGACCGAACGATATCAAAAG GCAGAGATTTCGTTGTGTCGGGTTTACAAAAGAGCCGGAGTTGAAGATCACCCTTCACTCCCTCGGTCTCTCCCGTCGAGAGCATCGTCTTCGCGAATGGCAAGCTCGTCGACGCCAAAGAATAATCTTCTTCCGGGTGGCTCAGTTAATGTCGTCCAAACTTCATCATCATCCACTGATAAATTCCCGACGAGTTTCGAGTCACAATTCCACCATCATCAACTTCAAATTGGTGTTGGTGTCGAAGCCACTGCGGCCGACGCCTCCGCCACAAGCTCTTGTGAAGAAGTCACCACTGTTCTTGGCCTTTCCAAACAAAACCCTTTTCCCACAACTTCATTAATCAACATGGCTGCCACTTCTTCCCTCGCAATTCCAGCTTCAGCTTCTACAACTCCCAATTGCATGGAAGAAGATGATCACCAATCCATCATTCTCCataaacaacaacaattaccttcttcttcttcacttatTTTGCCCACTTACACCTCTTTCTTCTCTCCTTCCAATAATTCCCTTGATGACCTACAAAAGCTCATTCACTATCAACAACAACACCCGCTGCCATCCACTTCGCCCGCCACCGTCGTAAACTCTCTACCGTCACAATATTACCAACCGACACCCCCACCTCCGCCGCAACAACTCGCCCTCAACACGCTACCAGTCGTATTCTCCGACAGACTATGGGAGTGGAATCCAATCCAAGACGCAACCAATCCCTTCAAGTAA